Within Acidobacteriota bacterium, the genomic segment AACTTGCGCCCTTTGGGCAAACCTACGCCCAGAAAGATGGCTTTGTAACCCTCCTGCCGCAGACTGGCGATGGTGAAATCGCGCCCTAGTTTTTGATTGCAACGTAATTCAACACCGAGTGAAAGGATGGCGTTGATTTCGGCGTTGACCAGATCTCGCGGCAGGCGGTAGATCGGCACCCCGGCGGTCAACATGCCGCCGGGTTCGTCGCTGGCCTCATAGACCGTGACTTTATATCCCAGCAAAGTTAGATCGTGCGCAACCGTAAGCCCCGAAACCCCCCGCGCCAATCACGGCGACCCGCTCAAAATCGCCGCGATTGGGTGGGAGCATTCGCGCATCATGCGCTTCGCGGTAGAGCTGATAATTGCCAGTTTCCGGGCCGTATTGCTCATTGACGAAGCGCTTGAGCGCGCGAATCGTGATTGGCGCATCCAGGTCACCGCGCCGGCAATTCACCTCGCAAGGCGCGCCGCAAACCCGTCCACAAATCGAAACGAACGGATTGGTTGCACGGGCAATGCGAAATCCATCTTCGTAGCGGCCTTCCGCAATGGCGGTGACATAACCGCAGGCGTTGGTATGCACGGGGCAAGCATCCTGACACTTGACCATCTTGGTCCAGTAATCGGTGCTTGCAGGATCAGCCAATTCAAACTCTAAGCGGTCTTGCGTCATAATTTCGTTTGTCGTGCGAAAATTGGGCGTCTGAAACGACCGCCGTCTGGCTTTCTTCAATTCCTATGCCAGGTTCAGTTTGCGGAAATTTGCCGGGTTCGCGTTAGCTGGCGGGGCTTTTTACACAACGAAACGTGAAATATGCCGGGGCCAAGCGTTTCTGTCTGGGGAAAACCTCGCCGTGATAGACGATCATCCAGGCGCGCTGCGCATCTATTTCCGTCGCCGTCCACCAGTAAATCACCATTGAGTGCGGGTTCCATAACGGCGTTTCTTTGTCAGGGCGAATCCGGTATTTGGCCTTCGTTTGCTGCGCGTCCCAGATGCCGCCCGCATTTTGTCCGTGCCGCGCGGCTGATCGCACGGCTTCGTCTACCGTCGGCAGCCGCCAAATGTTTTGCGGTTCAGTGGCTAATGCAGTGCCCTCGGCATTGAGATAAAGACAACGCTCTTTGGCTTCGGCCCAGTTCATCATTTCTGTTTCGTGGGCGTGTTCCTGGTTCAACGGCCAGCCCGGCCCAGCGGGCGCCCAGATGAGTTTGACGCCGTTGCCTTCGACCAAGCGCGCGCCGAAATTCCCATCGTTGACGCGCCCGCTGATGCGCCAGACCGGTTCCACCATACAACCCAACGCGATCAGCACGGGCAGCCCCACGACCAGGCGCTGCGCCCACTGGCGCGGTTCAGGTTGGCCGAACCAATACAGCAGGGCGAGCAGAAGTAGCGGCGTGACGATGAACAGCAGCGGCGCGGAATGATCGAAGCCAAAGAACCAGGCGGCCAGCAGCGCACCAGCCAGATGCGACGCCGCGCCGCTTTTATGCCAGCGTACCGATGCCGCGCCGATCAAGACGAAGAGCAGCATCGGCATCAGGTATTGTCCGAACATCAGCGCGACATTGCGCCAGAATGACGTCAGGTACCAACCTTCGTGAAAATTCTCGATGGCTCCCCAACTGGCCCAAAAACCCGCCAGCGCCGTCGAGATCGAGGCGGCCAGCCAGCCCAGCACTTGTTGACGATTCAGTGGCGGCATCGCACCTCGCAAAAGGTCAATCGAGGTTGACGACGGAACGATGGAAGCGGCTGACGATGTTCGGATCGGCAAAGAGCGAGATGCCCGCCTTGTCCTTGCCCGCGTAATCAATCGTCGAAAGCACATAGCGGATGCTTTCGAGCCGCGCTTTCATCTTGTTATTCGCCTTGACGATGATCCACGGGCTGAACGACGTGTGCGTCTTGCTGAACATCAACTCTTTGTATTTGGTGTAGGGTTCCCACAATTCCTGGGCTTTGGCATCAATGGGCGAGAGCTTCCATTGTTTGAGGGGGTTTTTGTCGCGGGATTTGAAGCGTTTGAGTTGCTCGGCTTTGGAAATCGAAAACCAAAACTTGATGATGGAAATCCCGTCTTCGTAAAGCATGTGCTCGAACTCCGGCACCTGACGCATAAAGCGATCATACTGTTCGTGCGAGCAAAAGCCATTGACCGGCTCAACGACGGCGCGGTTGTACCAACTGCGGTCAAAGAACACGATTTCGCCTTTGTTCGGCAGTTGTTTCATGTAACGCTGAAAGTACCATTGCCCCATCTCTTCATCGCTGGGTTTGGGCAACGCGACGACGCGCATGGCGCGCGGGTTCAGATGCTCGGTGAAGCGGCGAATCGTGCCGCCTTTGCCCGCGGCATCGCGGCCTTCAAAGATGATCGCGAGACGGCGTTGGCGCTCCTGCACCCAGCGTTGCAGCTTGACCAACTCGATCTGCAACTTTTCGAGTTCCGCCTCATAGTTCACGACCTGTTTGAAGCGGCGAACATCGAATTGCTTCGTCCGCAGCGCTTCCAGCATCGCCTTCGGCCCATGAACATCAAGCAGGTCAGCCCGCGTCAGCAAAGGCTCGCTCTCAGGCTTGAATTCAAGAATCTGGGCCGTAGCAGTCGCAGGCGCGGGGACTTCGTGTAATTGCGTTTTAGCCGTGCGCCTGACTTTTCCGTTCATCAATGCAACCCTCGCTCGATGTGACGCAAAGCCCAGAGCAAATAACCCGCCGCGGCTAGCAGCAAGGGGGCTGAATAAACACCTGGCAGCCGCCGCCCTTGATAAATCGTACCGGCGATATGCAGCAAACCATTGCCGCACATCAGCACTGCAAACGGATACGAAAAAAGCGTCAGCCAACGGCGCTGGGCAAAAGCAGCAGGCGCCGCCAGCCAGAGCAACGCGCTCCCTGCGATCAGTCCCCTCAACCAAACCTCAAAGCGAAACGTGGGCAAAGGCAAATATAGCAAGCGCTCGCGTAGCGCGAGAACCGTTGGGTTGTAAACCGACAGAAAGCCGGTCAACGCCTCATCCGCCACATGCACGGTCAAAGCGCCAGCCAATGCCAACCACGCCCAACCTTGATGATTGAAAGCGTGTGCGGCAGGCACAGCGAGGCCGGCTTTCCCTGCGGGTCTATCCATCGCCCACCTCCGCTAGTCTTCGCGGAATTTCTTGAACGCGAAGCCGACCACAATGATGGCGTAAACGACAACCAGGGCCGCGATGCAATACATCAAGCCGTTGGCCGATTGGGAGACCTTATTGAACGCCTGCACTAAGGGGCCGCGCTCGGCATGTCCCGTCTCGCCATTCATATACAACACCAAATAAGCCGCGCAACCACCGGCGATGATGATATAGGCGAATCTGAGAAAGGTCGGCACGTCGGTGCCTTTGCGTTCGGTAATCCACCCCTCGGCATATTCTTTGATCTCTTCTTTGTTCTGACTCATAACGATTCCTAAAACGCGAGGCCGCCGCCTCCTCCGTTGAGTTTAGTCAAGGGCATTATAAAAACGGGCGGCAAGGCGTCTTCCCTACCGCCCGCCGAAAGTGACAGCTTGCGTCTTTGTTACAGCAATGCTGTGTCAGAAGCGATAGCTCAGGCCCATCGCAAGTTGATTCCGGGCTTTGAGGTCCACACCGGGAGCAATCTTGCCCACCGCTTGTGCCACGCCGAAATCCAGATTGAACGGCACCTCGCCGTTGGGCACGATGCGCACAAAATAGGTCAGCGTGGTCGGCACCGTTGCGCCCGGCAGATCCTTGATGAAATGCGGTTGCTGGGCGAATTCGGAACCGAAAATCAACGTGCTCTTCGACGGCCCTTTGACCACGATGGCGGCGGCGCCAAACGCGCGGGCTTGCCAATCGGGCGCATTGCCCGCGATGCCAAAGACCGAAGCGTTGGTCGCTTTGACGCCGAAGTTCAGCAGGAACGGCAGCCCCTTGACCTGCGTCACGGTTTTGGTGGCGACCAGGTAAAGATCACCGTTGGCGGTGTCTTTGGCTTTCAATACCGCGCCCACGTGGCGCACTTGCGTGCGGGCCACGAAGCCCGCCGCCAAGCCCGGCACCCATTTCGTCTTCGCGGCATTTTCGGGGACGAAATTGAACTTGCCGTGCACCGTGTTGAAGCCGCCCTCAAACAGCGGGCTTAGCCCCGCCGTTTTGCCCGCCGCGTTGAATGAGCGGGTATAACCGAATTCGGCATGTCCCAAAAACCCAACCGTGATCGAAGCCTGCATGTTGTTGCCAATCACGCTGCCCGTGTTGAGAAAGTGAAACGCGACTTGCGGGTGCCCAATGTTGTCGTTTGATGATTTGCTGGTATAGGCAAACGGTGTAATGAAGGCACCCGTTTGGCCTTCCCAATTCAGCCCCTGGCCCGCCGCGCTGCTGGTAAAGGCAAAGAGCGGTATGAATAAAGAAAGAATTGAAAACAGCGCGCGTAAGCTGACCGAACCAGGCATGGTAATGCTTGCTTTGTGGTTCATAACGATCCTCCACGTTAGAGAGAAGCGTCCGGCCAACTGCTCATTGCTAGGGTCGTTGTATTGTCGGCCACCAACTGACAGTTGGCGGGACAGGGAGCGCCGCTTGTTACAGCCGGCGCAGAACAGAAACTATATGCGTGTTAGTTGCCCTCCTTCTTAAGTTGCGAATTGCTTGGCCTGTTGCCAGACCAATTGAATGACTCGTCACCCTGCTCCAGCATGCGGTATTTCGCCTCTTCGGCATCATCCCCCCAATAACCATCTCTCCACGAACGGAAAAAGAAATAGAGGGCCACGCAAAGACAGAGAAAGAAAAAGAAATAAGCAAGAAAGACGCTGGGATAAACGTAATCGCGCATAACAAGTAGTCGGTAGTCGGTAGTCGGTAGTCGGTAGTCGGTAGTCAGTAGTCAGTAGATTGTAGCTGTGCAGTTAAGCAGCCCGTCACGAAAACATGACCAGCAAGAAAACTGAGAATGAATTCAACTACTGACTACTGACTACTGCTTCTCCTATTTCTCATAATCATTATCAGGCCGCCAATTCTTGGCGCGTCCGAGTGTTTGCAAATAGGTCACCAGGGCCTGGAATTCTTCTTCGTTATTCACGATCCAGGGGAAGGGCGGCATGATCGAACCCGGCACCAGATCGCGCGGATTGCGGAAGTGCGTGCGATGCCATTGCTCATCGTATTTGCCGCCCACGCGCGAGAGATCAGGCCCTGTACGCTTGGTGCCGAACAGATGCGGACTGTCATAGACGAATTCATCCGGCGTCGAAACCGGCGAATCTACGCCTTTCCACCCTGAACGTTTGGTGTCAGCCAGCAATGTGCGCGTCTGTTGCGTATGGCAATACCAGCAACCTTCGCGCACATAAACCGCGCGGCCTTTCAACTGCTGAGCGGTGTAAGGTTCGAGCTTGCCAGTGACGCCTTTGCTGGGATCACTGTTCTCAAACGGCTTGGCCCAGCTTTTGTCCACAATGGGCGGCACGACGGTCGTCAGCAAGCCACCGATGAAAAACAGCCCCAAGGCGGCCACGACGAAAGCAACTGCGCTGTAATCAGCTTTATGTAGCATGACGTTCTCCTAAAGTAAGCACTGCGAATGGACCTGTGTCCTGATTGCTCAAGCCTGATAATCAATTTCCTCTTTGCCCGGAATGCCGAACGGGTAGCCAGTCGTTTCGAGCAAATGCAGCCGCCGCAACTCAGGCTGCGTGTGAATCTGGCGAATCTGTTCATCCTGCTGCCGCATCAAAGCGGCCACATCGCCTTCCGCCGAAGCGTCCATCGCCAGCGCCGCCTCGTGGTTGCGCGCGATGATGCGGTCGTAAAGCGGCTTCTGAAAGTTTTGATAGAGCTGCAAATCCCAACGCAAGATGTCGGGATGGCCTATCTTGGTCGGCGCCGGCAGCGCTTCGATCAACTTGGGCAAGCTCTGCAAACCCATGTTCAGCCCCTGTCCGCGCGCCGGGTGAATGGCGTGCGCGGCATCGCCGATCAAGGCCACATTGCCTTTCACATATTCGTGGCAATGCACCATCTTGACGGGATAAAACCCGGCAATCTCTGAGTCGAAGTCGCGCAGGATGTGCGCCCGTTCCGACAACACCTGGGCGCGTTCCGCCGGCGTGGATTTCTTCCACCAACTGATGCCCTCAGCGCCCACCGGCAACGTAACCTTGATGCGGTTATCCATGCGTTGTTGAATCACCAGCATGCCGGTGCGACCGGCGTAGCGAAAGAAATAATCATCCGGTTTCAACGTCGCCGGGCGTGTCCCGAATAACGCCACCATCGGATGTTGATAGGCATGTTCAAGCGCCGTGAAATGCAACGCCGCGCGCACGCTTGAACTGGCCCCATCCGCGCCGATGACGAGGTGCGGCTTGATCGTGGCGGTCTCGCCATTGGGCAGCGTCACCGTCAACGCGTGAATGCCTTTGTCATCGGCCTCGAACTGGCGCGCGACGACCGGCTGCAACTTCACAAAATTCGGATTCTCTGCCGCCAGTTCCAGAAACAACTCGGCGATCAAGTCGTGATGAAAGACCAAAAAGTACGGATACGAAATCGGCAATTCATCATATTTCACCGCCAGCAAAGTCTCGCCCGCAGCGGTGCGAAACTCGTGCGCAATGCGCTTGCCCGCGCCGCGCGCAAAAAACTTGTCCAGCACACCCCAACGCGCCAGCAACTCGACCGTGTACGGTTGAAAGTGGTCGCCCCGCGCGGTGTCGAGTTTCTCCTTGCGTTGCTCCACCAGCGTGATGCGGTAATTCTGATGCCGTAATGCACAGGCCAGCGCCGCACCAGCCACGCCGCCACCCACAATCAAGATGTCGGTTTCGATGATTGACATGGTTTCTCTTCGGAAGGGGCTAGGGGTTAGGGACTGAGCGAACTCTGAGCTTCCCTGCTCCCCGCCTCTCCGTCTACGCGGCTGCGGCTATAGCCGGGCGCGTCTCTTCGCCGCCGCTGTTCATCATCGTCGCCAGAATGTTGTAGGCAAAGGTCGTGATGCCGCCGAACATCAAGATGCCAGAGAAGAAGCGCACCAGCCAGACCGGTTGCAAGGCGACAACCGTATCAATGAACGGAATCGCCGGGTTATTCCATTGCCAGCCTTGCCAGAATCCGCCCAGCCATAACGTCACAAAGAAGCCCAGACCGCCAATCAGGAAGAGCCAAAAACTCCAATTGGCCAGCGCCTCGGAATAGAGGCTGGTTTTGAAAGCGCGCGGCACGACGTAATAGCAGCCGGCAATCGCGAAGAACGAAAACGCGCCCAGCACGGCCATATGCGCGTGGCCTGGAATCCAGTCGGTCTTGGAAACGATGGCATTGACCGTGCGCAGACTATGCATCGGCCCTTGGAAACAGGTCAGCAGGTAAAACACCACGCCCGACATCAAGAACTTCAGCGGCACATTGTCGCGCAGTTGATGCCACTGGCCCTTCATCGTCGCAAAGAAGTTGTAGACCACGACCCACACCGGAATCAGCAGCATCACCGAAAAGGCAATCGTGATCGTTTGCAGCCATTGCGAAATCGGCCCGTGAAGCATGTGATGCGCGCCCGTCCAGACATAGACAAATGCCAGCGACCAGAAGCCGATCATCGAAAGTTTGTGGCTATGCAGCGGCGTGTTCGCGGTTTTGGGAATGAAGTAATAGGCGATGGCCAGGCCGACCGGCGTAAAGATCAAGCCGACCGCGTTGTGCACATACATCCAGTTCAGGTTGGCCTGGTTGACGCCCGTGGTGAAGAGCGTCGCGAAGTTGCCAACCAAGTAAACAAACGCCGTCCACAAGATGGTGCCCAGGCAATACCAGATGGTGACGTACATTTGTAGATACTTGCGGGTGGCGACGGTCATGAAGATATTCGTGCCGAACATAATCCAGGCCACGACTACCAGCACATCCAGCCAGGTCGGCAGTTCGGCGTATTCCAGTCCCTGATTGAACCCCAACAGCAACACCACCACGGCACTTAGAATGATGAAATTCCAGAGCGCCGCCGTCGCCGCGCCGAGTTTCTCGCTCCACAGTTTGACGCCGCACAAACGCGGGATGACGTAATACATCAGCCCCATATCCGCCGCCAGCAGCCAGCCGAACAGCATACCGTTGACGTGCAAAGGGCGCAGCCGCCCGTAGGTCAGCAACGGGATCGTCCCCATCAACCCGGGCCAGACAAACTTGGCCGCAATGACCAACGCAATAATGCCCACGATAAAGAAATAGGAAATCGAACTGATGAGAAATAGTTTTGCGGTCGTGTCTTCGTGCAGCGATTCGTTGTGCCGCACCGCTTGGGAAATGGGCGCAGCGCCAATGCTGGCTTGTGCTTGCATAAAGTCTCCTCAGATAAATGTACGGCAGGCTGGCAGCCTGCTGTCTGGCTTCCTCATTGAAGCAATCCGAAATTGTCAGCAGGCTACCAGCCTGCTGTACATAAATTATTGGTGATGAGTTGGAACGTTCTTCCTGCTACGGCTTAACCACACAAAAGCAATGCCGATTGCCAGCCAGAAAAGAATGTGCAACCAATTCCGCGTTACCACAGCATCAATTGCCGCGATGCCGAAGAAGAGAAAGAAAACGGTTAGGCTAGTGCTTGTTTCCAGTCTTTGTAGTTTGGGCATTTTGGTTCAAGCTCCTCAGATAATTGACCAGATTCCCCACATCGTTCTTGGTCAAGCCGTAATCAACCCACGGCGGCATCGCAGTACCCTGCACGCCGTAGAGAATGGATTCGAATAAACGGCGGTCGGTCGTGGCGTTCAGGAAATCAGCATTGTGCAGATTGCGCGGGCGCGGCAGGATGTCGAGCGAGTTCGGCCCCTTGCCATCCGCCTTCTTCCCGTGACAGCCCGTGCAACGTTGCTGGAAGATTTGATCGCCCCGCGTCACCGATTCCGCCGACATTGCAATCGGATTGGTATTCGGGACATCGCGCTCTTTCAGTGGGCGTTGCTTGTCTTTCACATACGTTTGCCGGATGTAAGCCAACAAACTGCGCACCTGCTCGTCATTCAGCACGTGCCCCCACGGCGCCATCGAAGTCCCCGCGACACCTTCTTTGATCGAAGTGATGAGCCGTTCATCCGACTTGCTGTTCATGAAACCGGCTTTGGTCAGGTCGCGCGGATACGGCTCGAGATAAACCGCGATGGCGCCTTTGCCGTCGCCCTTTTCGCCGTGGCAACGCGCACACGTCCCTTTGAAAAACTCGGCGGGCGAGGTGAACGGCGGCGGAGTCGTCAGGCTCTTCAAGTAAGCCGTGATGGACAGAAAGTCGGTCTCCGGGAAACCAAACGAGGGCATGATCGAATCGGCCACGCGCGCGCGCGGATCGCGGAAATGCTCCATGAACCATTGCTCGTCGCGCACCAAGCCGGCAAAGGACAAGTCCGGCGCCACGCCGCCATCCTGATTGCCTAGCTTGTGGCAAGCCAGACAGGATTTGTCGTTGATGAGCTTTTCGCCCAGGGCTGCGGTGGGGACCGTTGCAACCACGGACGAAGCAGTCGCAACGGACGTGGCCGCAGCCCCCGGTTGACCTGGTTGGGCCACTTTGCCAACGGTACTTTTACCGGCCAAAGTGGCGCGATACCGGTCGAGCGAGGTCTCTGAGTAATTGATCCCACGGCGACTCTTTAGAAAAGTGACCAAGGCGCGGATTTCGGCCTCACTCAGTTTGAACTGCGGCATCACCGAAGTCTTGCTGTTGGCGCGCGGATCAACGATAGATTCCCACAGATAATCCAGCTTGAATTTCTTGCCGACTTCGCTCAAATCAGGGCCGAGCGTGCCGCTCGACAACCCTTCAATGCGATGGCAGCCATAACAGTTTTTCCGGAAGAAGAGTTGACGGCCCTGGGCGACCAGCGGCGTACTCTTGAAATTCTCTTCGGTGTGGCACTGCGCGCAGTTGGCTTGCATGAACTCAGTGCTTTTGAGTTTGTCTTTGAACTCCGCCCGCCAGTCGTGTTGCGTCACATAACCCAAGAGCGGGTCGTTCCAGTAATGGTCTTCGCCATGCGCGTAGAAGGTTTCCAAGCCACGCCCTTGCCCGTCGTGACAGACCGTGCAGCCAAAGTCAGAAAATTTATGCCGCCGCTCCCACTTGCCATTGAGCAGGCGGTCGCCCAACGCTTCAGAAAACGGATGCGACCGCAACGGCTGGGCGTGCTCCTTGAAGCGCGGATCATCGCTGCCGATGTGACAAGTCAAACAACGATCCACGCGGTTTTCGCCAAAAGTGGTGACGATGGTTTGCTCGATACGCGGTTTGCGTCCGCTGACAGCAGCGCGTTCCGTGTCCGTCTTGGCCAGCGCGCGCGCCTGATCGAAATAGGCGGTTTGATAGCTCTCCCATTTGTGGAAGAACTGGTCGTAAAAGACCAAGCCGTGAATAATCAGAATAACGAACGCTGCAATGGCCAGTGCCAGTCGCATGATGCAATCCTCGGTAATCGGTAATCGGTAGTCAGTAGTCAGTAGTCAGTAACCAAATTTGCCTTCAATTTTCTTGCTTAGTCAGAGTCAAACTGATCGAGAACTATTCCCGCCACAATCTACTGACTACTGACTACTGATTACTGACTACTGACTACTGACTATTTCTTCTTACCACGGTGAAACGAACTCCCAGTTCGGCCCACGGAAGAAAGTGCCAATGATAATGAGCACGATATTGACGATCACAAAAATCAGGAAGAGCGTGTTTGGCAACAGCCGCTCTTTGGCAAACCACTTGCCCACACCTTTGTTACTGCGATCCAGATAGGGCGCGAGCAACAGGATCAAAACTTCCAAGCCAGGCACGCCAACTCCGCCCCAGAATGCCGAATAGCTCACCTGCTCCTGCAAGCCCAGAAAGTACCAGGGCGCTTTGGCCGGATTGGGCGGATGCAACACATTGACGGGTTCTTCCAGCGGCGCGTTAAACAGCAGCGACACCACCAACACACCCGCAATCGTCAGCACGAGGACGAATAACTCCGCCATAAACAAATTCGGCCAACTGAAAACCGAGTTCTCCGGCACGTTGCCCACTTTGGTGAATGGCCCGCGCACCAAGCCCTGAATGCCGTAATGCTTCTTTTCAATGGGCAGGACAGGCGCCACCGTCTTGGCGGCCACGGCCAACGCGGGGACTCCGTTGACAGCGGGAGCAGCGCTAGCCGTCACGGCAACCGGCTCCAATTCGCGCGGCCATTCCGCCAAGTTTTCTTTCTTAGGAATTTCCGGTTGTGGCGGCGCATCGGCATCGGCTGGGCGCGAGAGACCGCCGTCTTTGCGGATGCGCCAGAAATGGATGGAAACCAGCACCGTCACCAGCAGTGGCAACACCGCAATATGCAGCACGTAAAAACGCAGCAGCGCCTCTTGCCCCACGGTGTAATCACCGAGCAGCAGGAATCTCATGTCCTGCCCGACAACCGGCGCGTAACCGGCGATGGCCGTGCCCACCGTAATCGCCCAAAAAGCCAGTTGATCCCACGGCAACAAATAGCCGGTGAAGCTGGAAAACAGCGTCAGCAAAAACAGCATCACGCCCACGACCCAATTGAATTCGCGGGGCTTCTTGTAAG encodes:
- the ppk2 gene encoding polyphosphate kinase 2, giving the protein MLEALRTKQFDVRRFKQVVNYEAELEKLQIELVKLQRWVQERQRRLAIIFEGRDAAGKGGTIRRFTEHLNPRAMRVVALPKPSDEEMGQWYFQRYMKQLPNKGEIVFFDRSWYNRAVVEPVNGFCSHEQYDRFMRQVPEFEHMLYEDGISIIKFWFSISKAEQLKRFKSRDKNPLKQWKLSPIDAKAQELWEPYTKYKELMFSKTHTSFSPWIIVKANNKMKARLESIRYVLSTIDYAGKDKAGISLFADPNIVSRFHRSVVNLD
- a CDS encoding DUF3034 family protein; protein product: MNHKASITMPGSVSLRALFSILSLFIPLFAFTSSAAGQGLNWEGQTGAFITPFAYTSKSSNDNIGHPQVAFHFLNTGSVIGNNMQASITVGFLGHAEFGYTRSFNAAGKTAGLSPLFEGGFNTVHGKFNFVPENAAKTKWVPGLAAGFVARTQVRHVGAVLKAKDTANGDLYLVATKTVTQVKGLPFLLNFGVKATNASVFGIAGNAPDWQARAFGAAAIVVKGPSKSTLIFGSEFAQQPHFIKDLPGATVPTTLTYFVRIVPNGEVPFNLDFGVAQAVGKIAPGVDLKARNQLAMGLSYRF
- a CDS encoding cbb3-type cytochrome c oxidase subunit I; this encodes MQAQASIGAAPISQAVRHNESLHEDTTAKLFLISSISYFFIVGIIALVIAAKFVWPGLMGTIPLLTYGRLRPLHVNGMLFGWLLAADMGLMYYVIPRLCGVKLWSEKLGAATAALWNFIILSAVVVLLLGFNQGLEYAELPTWLDVLVVVAWIMFGTNIFMTVATRKYLQMYVTIWYCLGTILWTAFVYLVGNFATLFTTGVNQANLNWMYVHNAVGLIFTPVGLAIAYYFIPKTANTPLHSHKLSMIGFWSLAFVYVWTGAHHMLHGPISQWLQTITIAFSVMLLIPVWVVVYNFFATMKGQWHQLRDNVPLKFLMSGVVFYLLTCFQGPMHSLRTVNAIVSKTDWIPGHAHMAVLGAFSFFAIAGCYYVVPRAFKTSLYSEALANWSFWLFLIGGLGFFVTLWLGGFWQGWQWNNPAIPFIDTVVALQPVWLVRFFSGILMFGGITTFAYNILATMMNSGGEETRPAIAAAA
- a CDS encoding c-type cytochrome, with the translated sequence MRLALAIAAFVILIIHGLVFYDQFFHKWESYQTAYFDQARALAKTDTERAAVSGRKPRIEQTIVTTFGENRVDRCLTCHIGSDDPRFKEHAQPLRSHPFSEALGDRLLNGKWERRHKFSDFGCTVCHDGQGRGLETFYAHGEDHYWNDPLLGYVTQHDWRAEFKDKLKSTEFMQANCAQCHTEENFKSTPLVAQGRQLFFRKNCYGCHRIEGLSSGTLGPDLSEVGKKFKLDYLWESIVDPRANSKTSVMPQFKLSEAEIRALVTFLKSRRGINYSETSLDRYRATLAGKSTVGKVAQPGQPGAAATSVATASSVVATVPTAALGEKLINDKSCLACHKLGNQDGGVAPDLSFAGLVRDEQWFMEHFRDPRARVADSIMPSFGFPETDFLSITAYLKSLTTPPPFTSPAEFFKGTCARCHGEKGDGKGAIAVYLEPYPRDLTKAGFMNSKSDERLITSIKEGVAGTSMAPWGHVLNDEQVRSLLAYIRQTYVKDKQRPLKERDVPNTNPIAMSAESVTRGDQIFQQRCTGCHGKKADGKGPNSLDILPRPRNLHNADFLNATTDRRLFESILYGVQGTAMPPWVDYGLTKNDVGNLVNYLRSLNQNAQTTKTGNKH
- a CDS encoding DUF1566 domain-containing protein, whose protein sequence is MPPLNRQQVLGWLAASISTALAGFWASWGAIENFHEGWYLTSFWRNVALMFGQYLMPMLLFVLIGAASVRWHKSGAASHLAGALLAAWFFGFDHSAPLLFIVTPLLLLALLYWFGQPEPRQWAQRLVVGLPVLIALGCMVEPVWRISGRVNDGNFGARLVEGNGVKLIWAPAGPGWPLNQEHAHETEMMNWAEAKERCLYLNAEGTALATEPQNIWRLPTVDEAVRSAARHGQNAGGIWDAQQTKAKYRIRPDKETPLWNPHSMVIYWWTATEIDAQRAWMIVYHGEVFPRQKRLAPAYFTFRCVKSPAS
- a CDS encoding cytochrome b N-terminal domain-containing protein — translated: MSQATKLPKPGLLTTLKEFPGNVWSSIFRHSLPNSDLGRSQTSFTNFFLHIHPVKVNRNTLKPWYTLGLGLMSFFLFVILTVSGILLMFYYVPATTQAYDRMLDLRGSVAFGTFLRNMHRWGAHFMVAIVFLHMCRVFFTGSYKKPREFNWVVGVMLFLLTLFSSFTGYLLPWDQLAFWAITVGTAIAGYAPVVGQDMRFLLLGDYTVGQEALLRFYVLHIAVLPLLVTVLVSIHFWRIRKDGGLSRPADADAPPQPEIPKKENLAEWPRELEPVAVTASAAPAVNGVPALAVAAKTVAPVLPIEKKHYGIQGLVRGPFTKVGNVPENSVFSWPNLFMAELFVLVLTIAGVLVVSLLFNAPLEEPVNVLHPPNPAKAPWYFLGLQEQVSYSAFWGGVGVPGLEVLILLLAPYLDRSNKGVGKWFAKERLLPNTLFLIFVIVNIVLIIIGTFFRGPNWEFVSPW
- a CDS encoding FAD-dependent monooxygenase; amino-acid sequence: MSIIETDILIVGGGVAGAALACALRHQNYRITLVEQRKEKLDTARGDHFQPYTVELLARWGVLDKFFARGAGKRIAHEFRTAAGETLLAVKYDELPISYPYFLVFHHDLIAELFLELAAENPNFVKLQPVVARQFEADDKGIHALTVTLPNGETATIKPHLVIGADGASSSVRAALHFTALEHAYQHPMVALFGTRPATLKPDDYFFRYAGRTGMLVIQQRMDNRIKVTLPVGAEGISWWKKSTPAERAQVLSERAHILRDFDSEIAGFYPVKMVHCHEYVKGNVALIGDAAHAIHPARGQGLNMGLQSLPKLIEALPAPTKIGHPDILRWDLQLYQNFQKPLYDRIIARNHEAALAMDASAEGDVAALMRQQDEQIRQIHTQPELRRLHLLETTGYPFGIPGKEEIDYQA
- a CDS encoding cbb3-type cytochrome c oxidase subunit II; this translates as MLHKADYSAVAFVVAALGLFFIGGLLTTVVPPIVDKSWAKPFENSDPSKGVTGKLEPYTAQQLKGRAVYVREGCWYCHTQQTRTLLADTKRSGWKGVDSPVSTPDEFVYDSPHLFGTKRTGPDLSRVGGKYDEQWHRTHFRNPRDLVPGSIMPPFPWIVNNEEEFQALVTYLQTLGRAKNWRPDNDYEK